TTCGAGCGCACGGGCCGGCTGGAGAAGCTCCAGGTGGTGCTCATCGCGCGCAGGGGTGACTGGGAGCGGCTGATGCCGAACCTGGAGCGCGACGCGAAGCTCACGCAGAAGCCGGCGCAGGTGGCGCGGCAGCCGGACAAGCGCCCCTATTCGGACCCCCGGCCGTTCCTGCCGCACATCGGGCAGACGGTGAAGCTGGTGCTGCGCAACGGCATCACGGTGGAGGCGCCGCTCCTGCGCGTGGGCCGCTTCGACGTGCTGCTGGGTGAGCCCGGGCACGAGCTGTTCATCCCGCTGCACGCGCTCCTGCGCTTCGAGGCGCCCCCGGCCCCCGCCGAGGATGCCTCCGACGACGCGGCCGGCTCAAAGCCCGACGCCGAGGGCTGAAAGCGGCTCGCGGTGGCGTTACTTCCGGGCGGCCCTGCCTTCATTGGCGGGCCGCCCGTGTCCTTCCTCCCCCTGGAGACTTCATCCATGCGCGTCTTCTTCTCCCGCATCATCAAGCCCTGGCTCGCGCTCACCGCGGCGGCGGTCCTCGCGGGGGCGTCACAGCAGGCGTGCACGAAGGAGTCCTCCGCGAAGGAGCCGGGCGCGCCCGCCGCGCAGGAGGTGGGACGGCGGGAGAACGGCGTGCACGTGGTGGAGCTGGCCGTCACGGAGAAGGGCTACGAGCCGTCGCCGGTGCAGCTCAAGAAGGGCGAGCCGGTGAAGCTGGTGGTGACGCGCAAGACGGACCTGACGTGCGCCACCGAGCTCGTGATGGACGAGTACAAAATCGACACGAAGCTGCCCCTGAACACGCCGGTGGACATCACCTTCACGCCCAACCAGTCCGGGACGCTGAAGTACGGCTGCGCGATGGG
This DNA window, taken from Corallococcus coralloides DSM 2259, encodes the following:
- a CDS encoding cupredoxin domain-containing protein; translated protein: MRVFFSRIIKPWLALTAAAVLAGASQQACTKESSAKEPGAPAAQEVGRRENGVHVVELAVTEKGYEPSPVQLKKGEPVKLVVTRKTDLTCATELVMDEYKIDTKLPLNTPVDITFTPNQSGTLKYGCAMGKMIAGTFVVD